A segment of the Candidatus Andeanibacterium colombiense genome:
GCGCGGACAGCGATTTCCGCAATGACGTCGATTATCCCGACGGGTTGTTCGGAACCGGTATGCAATTCGGCCAATCGGCCGATCTGAAGCTGCGCACCTTCAGTCAGGAACTTCGCCTGACCTCCACCGGAGATGGCCCGGTGCGCTGGCTCGCCGGGGCCTATTACCTCGATACACGGCGGACCTTCCTCGGCATCACTTTCCTCGACACTGACGGTACCACCGCTCAGGCCGACGATCCGGCCAAGCAGTTCTGGGTTATCTCGACGATCAACGCGGCCAAGGCCTATGCGCTGTTCGGTCAAGTCGATGTCGATCTGGCGGAAGGGCTGACGCTGACGGGCGGTTTGCGGCAGGACTGGAACGATCGCACGCAGACCAACCTCGACGGCGGGTTGGTGCGCAAGCTGTCGTTCGCGAAACTGCAGCCGAAGGCGACGCTGTCCTATACGCTGGCGCCGGGCAAGCTGCTCTACCTCACCTATTCCACCGGCTTCCGCGCGGGCGGGCTCAACGATCCGGGGATCGATCCGGAGGACTTCAAGGCCGAAACCCTGCAGAACTACGAAGCCGGGTTCCGGATGAGGTTCTCCGACGCTCTGTCGCTGTCGGGCGCCTATTTCCACACCGAAGTGCACAATTACCAAAGCTACCGGGTGGATGGCTTCACCGGCGCCTATGTGGTGTTCGGCATCCCCAATGTGCGGATCAACGGGATCGAGCTTTCGACCACCGCGGTTCCGTTTGCCGGGCTGACGCTGGATGGTGGCATCGGCACCGCGCTGACCCGGATCAGCGACAGCCCCGATGCCGATACCAACGGCAAGCGGACCCCGCGCACGGTTCCGTTCAGCTCCACGCTTGGCGCGACTTACGAGGTGCCGGTCGGCGGTTCAGCGAAGTTCGTCGCCCATGCCGACTGGAAGCATTTCGGCAAGAAATACTGGGATCCCGACAACGCCTCGGTGCAGGCGCCCTACGATCTCGTTTCGGCGCGGGCGGGCGTGCAGCTGGGCGATCTGGGGATATTCGCCTTCGGCAAGAACCTGCTGAACGAGCAGTATTACACCGACTTCTTCCAGCCGAAATATTCCGGCTTCGATTATCCGATCGGCCTGGAAGGCCAGCCGCGAACCTATGGGATAGAAGCGAGCTACAAGTTCTGACCGGGCGGGGCGGGGCCATTCCGGCAGCGCCCCCCGATCGGATGAAAACGGAGGAGCGCGCAGCGCGATATGACGGCCAAGCTAGCCCCGCGTAATTTCCTGGTGTCGCTGATCACCGCCTATGTCGTGGGCTTCCTGCCGCTCGTCATCACTCCGTGGGTGTTCGAAGACGCGGTGACCCGCTGCGGCGCCGGGATGGCCGGTTCGGCCGGAGGGACGATTGTCGGCGCAACCGCGCTGGCCGCGGTGATCGGCGCGTTGATACCTTCCGGCCGCCACCGCCTGCTGGGCTTTGCCGGGGTCGCGCTGGTTGCGGGCGGGTCGCTGGTGGCGGCCTTCGACAGAAGCTGCGGCGCGGGCGGACTGGTCGGCGAAGTGCTGGTCGGGCTGGGTTGCGGCACCGGATATGCGGTGGGCCTTGCGATCGCGGGGCAGACCGAGGATCCGACGCGCAGTTTCGGGCGGCTGTGGATTGCTTTCGTGCTGTGGCAGGCGGTGTTGCTGTTCGTCGGGCCCTATCTGATCCCGGCGACGCCGCTCGGCCTGTGGCTGATCCCACTGTTGCTCGTGCCGTTTTATCTGGCGGGATGCATCTTCCTGGTCCCGGCCGAAAAGATCGAGCGCCGCCCGGCGGAGCTATCCGACACCCCGCGCAGCGCGTTCGCCCCGGCCACCCTGCTGCTGATCGGCGGATCGGTGTTTCTCTATATGCGTGATGGCACCAGCTGGGCGCTGACCGCGCATTTTGCAGAGAAAGCCGGCCTTTCGCCCGAACGATACGGCCTGCTGGCCGGGATCGCGTCGCTGCTCGCGCTGCTCGGCCCGCTCGCACTCGAACGCCTCACTACCGGGCGGGCCCGGCGCTGGGGCGCGATGTTCGGGGTGTTGGCCGGCTTCGCGCTGTCGGTCTCGTTCGTCACGCTCCATTCGCCGCTTTCGTTCACTCTCACGATCCTGCCCTATTCGGGTATTGGCTTGGCCGCGGTCACCCTGCTGATGGGCTGGATCAGCGAAACCGATACCAGCGGGCGTGCGGTCGGCCTCGCTGGCGGGCTCAGTATCGCACTCCACGCGGTCGGCACGGCGAGCGCGGGCTATGCCGAAGCGACCGGCGGCCCAACCGCGCCACTACTGCTGGTGCTGACTTACGGCACGCTTGACGTGATCTGCGTGGCTGCGGCGGTCCTGTTTGTGCGGGCCGGGCCGCGCGCCGCGGTCGGGCAATCGGCATGAGCCGCACTGCGCCCGGATCGCATCGGCGGGCCTGGCCGAAGCCGGTCGTCCCGCGTGCGCCGTGCGGCGCAGCGCTTGCCGCCAGAACCCCGCGCTTGAGCGCGGCGCGGAAACCGAGCAAATCCAGCGATATGGTCAGAATCCGTTCAGTCTCGCAGAACCGCGCGGCGGCCAGGCGGCTCGCGCCGCCGCACCAGGACATCGAGCTGCAGGCGCGCGAACCGCTGCTCCGAACGCTGGAAGTGGCGCGGCGCGGTCGCCTGACGATCGTGGTCGGCCCGCCCGGTTACGGCAAGACTACCGCGCTTGCAGCGTGGCATGCCCGGTTGAAGGCGGGCGGGATCGGAACCGCCTGGTACACCGCTTCCGACGCCGAAAGCAGCCCCGCACGGTTTCTGCGGATGCTGGTCCTGGCGCTGGAAGCGGGCGGGATCGATCCGGGGCCGGCCGCGCTGCGCGCGATTGCCGACGCGTCGCCCGATACGATTCTCGACGGTATCCTGCTCGGTCTCGATCGATCCCGCGAGCCGATCGTACTGATCATCGACGATTTCGACCGGATCGATCAACCGGCGATTGTGGCCTGCGTCGAAGAGTTGATCGATGCCGCGCCCGAGCATCTCCACCTTGTATTGGGTACCCGCCGCAAGCCGGACCTGTCGATCGCGATTCTTCAGGCGCGCGGCAGCGTGCGCCTGATCGAACCCGGCGAATTGCGGTTGCGGGCCGAGGAACTGGCGGCAATGCTCGGCATTGCGCCCGATGCTCCGCAGCTCTCAGCGATCCTCGCGCGAACCGAGGGCTGGCCGGTCGCGGTGCAATTGTTTCGCTTGTGGCAACAGCGTGTGCCGCAGAACGGCGATCTTCCGGCGTTCGACGGGCAGGCGCCCGAGATGGCCGGCTATCTTGCCGAACAGGTGATCGCCGCGTTGCCAGCGGAGCAGCAGGCGGCGCTGGTCGACCTTTCGGTCATGGATCAGATCGAAAGCCCGCTGGCCGACGCGATCCGGGATGCGGCGGATAGCGCGGCGCTGCTGGAACGGATTGCCGGCGCTCTTCCGGGCTTGGTGCAGCGGATCGGTCCTGCCCGTGAGGTCGCCTACCGCGTGCACCCATTGCTGGCCGATTACGCACGTTACCGGCTGACTCTGCTGCCGGGCCGCGCGGCTACGCTCCATCGCCGCGCGGCGGAGTGGCTGTTCGCAAACGAGCGCTATGCCGATGCGGTGCGCCACGCGGTCGCAAGCGTGGACAGCGGATGCCTGCGCTCGCTGGTGGAGCGGCTGCCCTATCGCACGGTTTTCCTGACCCACGGAGTCGGCGAGTTGCGGGCGATCCTGCGCGAAGTTCCGGCCTCCCTGCTTGCGTCGCACCCGCGAGTCCAACTGATGAACGCGCTGGCGCTGTTCAAGGAGGGCTTCTTCCATGAAGCCGAGCAGATGCGCTCGGCGGTCAGCGACGGGCTCGACCGGACGGTTGAAGGCCGCCGGCTGCTGGTCGACAGCCGGGCGCTGCGGGTGATGTTCAGCACCTTCATGGAAGGGCCGCGCGCCGACTATGTCGACGATATCGACTGGGTCCTCGCGGCCGATCCCGGCGATGCGCTGCTGTGGGGCTTCTGCGAGAATTGCCGCTTCATGGCGCAGCAGGAGGAAGGCTCGCTCGATATTGCCGAGGCGACGCTCGAGCGCACCAGGCGCGCTTATCAGGCGGCGACCGGGCCTGGCTTCGGCCTGCGCGTTCTCTCGATCCACCGCATGCTGCTGATGCTGGCTGCCGGGCAGTGGCAGCTCGCGCAGACCGCGGCGACCGAATTGCTCGAGGCTATGCCCCAGCGGGTACCGGGCGAGCAGAGCCTTCACGCAATGGCCGGGATCGTATCTGCCTGGGTCAATTACCAGCGCTCGTTCCGTCCCGATTTGTCGGACACGATGCGGATTGCGCTGGCCGAGAGTGGCCGGGGGGAAGCCTGGTACGATCAATACGCGATTGCTCTGCCGGTGATCGTCGAGGTGACCTTTCGCCGTCACGGGCTGGAAGACGCGCTGCACGCGCTCTCCTCGACTATGGACATTCATGCCGGCCAGGGCCTGGCGCGGCTTGAAGGGATCCGCAGCGGTCTGGAACTGACGCTGCGGATTCGCGCAGGCGCGCTGGACGGGATCGGCGAGAGCGAGGCGGCCTGCCGGCGTAACCTCGCCGGAAACGGGAAGGGGCAGGCTCCGTGGCGCGAGCGCGAGATCGCGTGGCGCGGGCTCGGGAAACTTGCGCTGCTGCGCGGCGATGTGGCCGAGGCCGAGCAGTTTTCCGAACTGCTGATCATCGACGGGCGGCGGGGGCGGCGGCAGTTCGCCGAAGTCCAGGGGCTGATCCTGCGCGCTTCGATTCACGAGGCGTGCGGCCGGCACGATGCCGCCGGGCAATTTCTGGGCGAAGCGCTGCTGACGGCGGCGGCGGAATCGGCGATCGCCGTATTCGCCGAGGAAGGCCCCGCGATCCTGCCGGTGTTGCAGCGCCTTTCCGGCACCGAATGTCCGAAGATGGTAAAACGCCATATCGCGGCGATCGTGCGCGCGATCGAAAACGAACGCCAGTTGCGCTCGTCCGACGCGTTGAGTGACCGCGAGGCGGAAATCGTCGCTCAATTGGCCAATGGCGCCTCGAACAAGCTGATCGCCAGGCGGCTGGGCGTGACCGAAAACACCGTCAAGTTTCACTTGAAGAACATCTTCGCAAAGCTCGGCGTTTCTTCGCGCAACCAGATCGTCGCCCACGTGATGCGCGAGCGCCGGCATGAAGCGGGCTCTTAGGGTGGCGATGCGGACCGAAGGGGCGGCGCTGGCCAATGAACTCCCGGCACTTGGCAGCCGGGTGCAAGAAAAGGTGAGTGGGTAGTGTCTGACCGAATACGGCTCGGGATCGACGTCGGAGGCACCAATACGGATGCCGTGTTGATGTCCGGCAAGCGTGTGCTCGCCACGATGAAGAGTTTCACCACCCAGGATGTGAAGAGCGGGGTTGAAAACGCGGTGAAGGCGCTGCTTGCGGGGCACGGCGCCGCGCCCGCTGCGATCGAGGCTGTGATGATCGGGACGACCCAGTTTGTGAACGCTTTCGTGCAGCGGCGCGATCTCGCCCAGGTCGCGGCGATCCGGATATGTCTGCCCACCGGAGACGGAGTGCCGCCATTCTCGGGCTGGCCGGACGATGCGCTCGCGGCGGTTGGCGGACGGCATTATCTGGTCGGCGGAGGGTCGTTCTATACCGGCAAGGAATTCGCCGCGCTGGACGAGGATGCAGTCGCCGCGGCGGCGGCCGATGCTGCGGCGGCGGGCATCACCGCCTTCGCCATTTCCGCGACATTCTCTCCGTTGCGGCCGGATATCGAAATCCGCGCAGCCGCAATCGTCGCGGCGACCGTACCGGGCGCGTCGATCACGCTGTCCGGAGACGTCGGCGGCCTCGGCCTGATCGACCGCGAGAACGCCGCGATCATCAACGCCAGCCTCGCGCCGCTGGCCGGGCGGGTGGTTGCTTCGCTGAAGCAGGCATTCCGCGACATGG
Coding sequences within it:
- a CDS encoding TonB-dependent receptor; translation: MKPIFLTCVSMLSIAFGAGAALADTPEAAGSADSDDIVVTAQKRSEPLSKVPVQITVLTAQSLEQRDIKSTLDVFNQSPNMTVDAANTYRDTFITMRGMAQIQNADPPVAYVVDGVAVNNAESIDANLLDVERIEVLRGPQGSLYGRNAVGGAINVVTKAPTNDFEGSAQASYGNGDAVRLAAAISGPIIDDKILFRTSASFYRTDGLLANGYRGDLSDYVHHDYTLRQRLLITPVERLTIDLRADYNNFDAGNQYYSLIPSGQTDDFPGRIANLPGNASGHSTNLSAKLDYDLGPATLTSITGYNNLYQLARADSDFRNDVDYPDGLFGTGMQFGQSADLKLRTFSQELRLTSTGDGPVRWLAGAYYLDTRRTFLGITFLDTDGTTAQADDPAKQFWVISTINAAKAYALFGQVDVDLAEGLTLTGGLRQDWNDRTQTNLDGGLVRKLSFAKLQPKATLSYTLAPGKLLYLTYSTGFRAGGLNDPGIDPEDFKAETLQNYEAGFRMRFSDALSLSGAYFHTEVHNYQSYRVDGFTGAYVVFGIPNVRINGIELSTTAVPFAGLTLDGGIGTALTRISDSPDADTNGKRTPRTVPFSSTLGATYEVPVGGSAKFVAHADWKHFGKKYWDPDNASVQAPYDLVSARAGVQLGDLGIFAFGKNLLNEQYYTDFFQPKYSGFDYPIGLEGQPRTYGIEASYKF
- a CDS encoding LuxR C-terminal-related transcriptional regulator, with the translated sequence MVRIRSVSQNRAAARRLAPPHQDIELQAREPLLRTLEVARRGRLTIVVGPPGYGKTTALAAWHARLKAGGIGTAWYTASDAESSPARFLRMLVLALEAGGIDPGPAALRAIADASPDTILDGILLGLDRSREPIVLIIDDFDRIDQPAIVACVEELIDAAPEHLHLVLGTRRKPDLSIAILQARGSVRLIEPGELRLRAEELAAMLGIAPDAPQLSAILARTEGWPVAVQLFRLWQQRVPQNGDLPAFDGQAPEMAGYLAEQVIAALPAEQQAALVDLSVMDQIESPLADAIRDAADSAALLERIAGALPGLVQRIGPAREVAYRVHPLLADYARYRLTLLPGRAATLHRRAAEWLFANERYADAVRHAVASVDSGCLRSLVERLPYRTVFLTHGVGELRAILREVPASLLASHPRVQLMNALALFKEGFFHEAEQMRSAVSDGLDRTVEGRRLLVDSRALRVMFSTFMEGPRADYVDDIDWVLAADPGDALLWGFCENCRFMAQQEEGSLDIAEATLERTRRAYQAATGPGFGLRVLSIHRMLLMLAAGQWQLAQTAATELLEAMPQRVPGEQSLHAMAGIVSAWVNYQRSFRPDLSDTMRIALAESGRGEAWYDQYAIALPVIVEVTFRRHGLEDALHALSSTMDIHAGQGLARLEGIRSGLELTLRIRAGALDGIGESEAACRRNLAGNGKGQAPWREREIAWRGLGKLALLRGDVAEAEQFSELLIIDGRRGRRQFAEVQGLILRASIHEACGRHDAAGQFLGEALLTAAAESAIAVFAEEGPAILPVLQRLSGTECPKMVKRHIAAIVRAIENERQLRSSDALSDREAEIVAQLANGASNKLIARRLGVTENTVKFHLKNIFAKLGVSSRNQIVAHVMRERRHEAGS